One genomic region from Leptospira tipperaryensis encodes:
- a CDS encoding methyl-accepting chemotaxis protein: MGTGSQSKKSSIHQIWNDGAVVINRIRLGLVILFSLTLISLSKTNHPTQVIAHIIGTGLMASYCLLEFILHRTGKVGVRFQKTLVLLDVNILTLTLIADCSIEPTVSSGILSNMLLFFIYFYIMIYSSFLGQRSFVLLIGVLSALGIAAAIFVAWKGGMGLTESPEQGKIPGNMILSVQIVKITFVFTASVILAQLMSLFAKLTDEGSRLYEDSQTILSKLKEDRYKLENSAESLETSIRKFADFINRTSQKMESQAAALEEVNAVLEELSASSSNTAHSIETQNVSLVELANDSDKLGEILKNSASLSEALAIFAKENKVDMENVMIAAEKTKSYLVDITNSFNRVDEINRIMSEIADKTNLLALNASIEAARAGTAGRGFAVVANEVSKLAEFTSGNAKSISEIVNQSRKFIEEARIASTETGDMTENQKMKILDTVERIERMNVFYLEQKSIIQKFVSEVNRIKTTSEEILRSTKEQMLGQGEMVQTMGHLGTEINEINDDSGLLQEEIIKIKTQASELRVLSIQSVE, translated from the coding sequence ATGGGGACTGGATCTCAATCCAAAAAATCTTCGATTCATCAGATTTGGAACGACGGGGCCGTTGTTATCAATCGGATTCGACTTGGCCTGGTAATACTTTTCAGTCTTACTCTTATCAGTCTCTCTAAAACAAACCATCCTACTCAAGTTATCGCGCATATCATCGGCACCGGACTGATGGCGAGTTATTGTCTTTTGGAATTTATTCTCCATAGAACCGGTAAAGTGGGAGTTCGTTTTCAAAAAACGTTAGTTCTCTTGGACGTGAATATTTTAACTCTCACGCTCATCGCCGATTGTTCCATCGAGCCTACGGTTTCTTCGGGCATTCTCTCCAATATGTTGCTCTTCTTTATTTATTTTTATATCATGATTTATTCTTCCTTTTTAGGTCAGAGAAGTTTTGTTCTTTTGATAGGAGTTCTTTCTGCTCTCGGAATTGCCGCCGCCATCTTTGTCGCGTGGAAAGGAGGAATGGGTCTTACCGAAAGTCCGGAACAGGGAAAGATCCCCGGAAATATGATCTTATCGGTCCAAATCGTTAAGATTACTTTTGTTTTTACCGCGAGCGTGATCCTTGCTCAATTGATGAGCCTCTTTGCGAAACTGACGGACGAAGGTTCCAGGCTCTACGAGGATTCTCAAACGATCCTTTCTAAACTCAAAGAAGACAGATATAAATTGGAAAATTCAGCTGAAAGTTTGGAAACGTCCATCCGTAAATTTGCGGACTTCATCAATCGTACCAGTCAAAAAATGGAATCTCAAGCCGCGGCTTTGGAAGAAGTCAACGCGGTTCTGGAAGAACTTTCGGCGTCTTCGTCTAACACCGCGCATTCGATCGAAACACAAAACGTAAGCCTCGTCGAGCTTGCGAACGATTCCGATAAGTTAGGCGAAATTCTAAAGAATAGCGCTTCACTCAGCGAGGCTCTTGCGATCTTCGCTAAGGAGAATAAGGTAGATATGGAGAATGTAATGATCGCCGCCGAGAAAACAAAATCGTATCTGGTGGACATTACGAATTCCTTCAACCGAGTCGACGAAATCAATCGTATCATGAGCGAGATCGCGGATAAGACTAATCTTTTGGCTCTCAACGCTTCCATCGAAGCCGCTCGCGCCGGAACCGCGGGGAGGGGATTTGCGGTAGTAGCAAACGAAGTCAGCAAACTTGCCGAATTTACTTCGGGCAACGCGAAGTCCATTTCCGAAATCGTAAATCAATCCCGCAAATTTATCGAAGAGGCGAGGATTGCTTCTACCGAAACGGGAGATATGACCGAAAACCAAAAGATGAAAATTTTGGACACAGTCGAAAGAATCGAAAGAATGAACGTCTTTTATCTGGAGCAAAAATCGATTATTCAAAAGTTCGTTTCCGAAGTGAATCGAATCAAAACGACCTCGGAAGAAATCCTAAGATCGACTAAAGAACAAATGTTAGGTCAGGGGGAAATGGTTCAGACGATGGGACATCTTGGAACCGAAATCAACGAGATCAACGACGATTCCGGATTGTTGCAGGAAGAGATTATTAAAATCAAAACTCAAGCCTCCGAATTGAGAGTTTTAAGCATTCAAAGTGTAGAGTAA
- a CDS encoding ankyrin repeat domain-containing protein, with the protein MEKDKNWNKRKECESPLQVASRLGNRELVRILLSKGVDPNQRAKGCSQESVLILEGVLISKDRFFTATDTALSQSADIEVAKFLINSGANPNIGGYRQNDPSGKGLALYTSPLLRAILDRKYDLAKYLIQKGASIDIYNPLTGENELELWFTSVGIRSKKDREFFHFLKSKGLKRIQIPSRNLSEKEDPIRSLVHLPTKNQTKGSILILREHRSLETDLIDSETDAGSFHASEFIWMDSGQNLYEWILQYRLQRSKKR; encoded by the coding sequence TTGGAAAAAGATAAGAACTGGAACAAAAGAAAAGAATGCGAATCTCCTCTCCAAGTCGCATCTCGACTTGGAAATAGGGAGTTAGTAAGAATTCTTCTTTCAAAAGGAGTCGATCCGAATCAGCGCGCAAAGGGCTGCTCTCAAGAATCCGTTTTGATCTTAGAAGGAGTTTTGATTTCTAAAGATCGTTTTTTTACCGCAACGGATACGGCCCTCAGCCAATCCGCGGACATAGAAGTTGCAAAATTTCTAATAAACTCAGGCGCAAATCCAAACATCGGAGGATACAGACAAAACGATCCTTCTGGAAAAGGACTTGCCCTCTACACATCCCCGCTCCTCCGCGCGATCTTAGATCGTAAATACGATCTTGCAAAATATCTTATTCAAAAAGGCGCTTCAATCGATATTTATAATCCCCTGACTGGAGAGAATGAATTGGAGCTCTGGTTCACGAGCGTGGGAATTCGATCCAAAAAAGATCGAGAATTCTTTCACTTTCTCAAGTCGAAAGGATTAAAAAGAATTCAAATTCCTTCTCGTAATTTATCCGAAAAAGAAGATCCAATTCGCTCCCTCGTTCATCTTCCGACAAAAAATCAGACCAAAGGATCGATCCTCATTCTTCGCGAACATAGAAGTTTAGAGACTGATCTTATTGATTCCGAAACAGATGCCGGATCCTTTCACGCTTCTGAATTTATCTGGATGGATTCTGGACAAAATCTCTATGAATGGATTTTACAATATAGGCTGCAACGTTCAAAAAAGAGATAG
- the ychF gene encoding redox-regulated ATPase YchF, whose translation MSLNCGIVGLPNVGKSTIFNALTKAGAQMENYPFCTIEPNKGIVEVPDSRLDRLAEIVIPQKIVPAIIEFVDIAGLVKGASQGEGLGNKFLSHIREVDAICHVVRAFEDDNVTHVHGKVNPVDDAAVVNLELIFADLDSADKQYQRAAKNAKNGNKEAQEIASVLEKILDLLKAGKPARLALPDLKDEEKKLAKTFQLITLKPVMYVANIADKDAAKKDTPLIQQIRQMAKEENAELVILCGRFEEEISGLDRNEQLDFLQEIGESESGLDRMIKTAYKLLGLVTFFTAGEVEVRAWTTLEGSTGPKAAAVIHSDFEKGFIRAEVMSYEDLNRAGNQAKVKEEGKLRIEGKEYIVQDGDVIYFRINA comes from the coding sequence ATGAGTCTGAATTGCGGCATCGTCGGCCTTCCCAACGTAGGTAAATCCACTATTTTTAACGCCCTCACAAAAGCGGGCGCACAGATGGAAAACTATCCATTCTGTACCATCGAACCAAACAAAGGAATCGTAGAAGTTCCCGACTCCAGATTGGATCGCCTCGCTGAAATTGTCATCCCCCAGAAGATCGTTCCTGCCATCATCGAATTCGTAGACATCGCGGGTCTTGTCAAGGGAGCAAGTCAGGGAGAAGGTCTTGGAAATAAGTTTCTTTCCCATATCCGAGAAGTGGACGCGATCTGTCACGTTGTACGCGCTTTCGAAGACGATAACGTAACTCACGTCCATGGAAAAGTAAATCCGGTAGACGATGCGGCCGTCGTGAATCTCGAATTGATCTTTGCGGATCTGGACAGCGCAGACAAACAATACCAAAGAGCCGCCAAAAACGCAAAGAACGGGAACAAAGAAGCGCAGGAAATCGCATCGGTTCTCGAAAAGATTCTGGATCTTCTGAAAGCGGGAAAACCGGCGCGACTCGCACTTCCGGATCTTAAGGACGAAGAAAAAAAACTCGCAAAGACCTTCCAACTGATTACGTTAAAACCCGTGATGTATGTCGCCAATATCGCCGACAAAGACGCGGCTAAAAAAGACACACCTCTGATCCAACAAATTCGACAAATGGCAAAAGAAGAAAACGCCGAACTCGTAATCCTCTGTGGTCGTTTTGAAGAAGAGATCTCCGGTCTTGATCGAAACGAACAACTCGATTTTCTCCAAGAAATCGGGGAAAGCGAAAGTGGTCTCGATCGTATGATCAAAACCGCATATAAACTTCTCGGTTTGGTTACTTTTTTTACCGCGGGCGAAGTAGAAGTGAGAGCCTGGACGACTCTTGAAGGTAGCACAGGACCAAAAGCGGCAGCCGTGATCCACTCCGACTTTGAGAAAGGTTTTATTCGAGCAGAAGTTATGAGCTACGAGGACCTAAATCGTGCCGGAAATCAAGCGAAGGTAAAAGAAGAGGGCAAACTTAGAATCGAAGGAAAAGAATACATCGTTCAGGACGGAGATGTGATTTATTTTAGAATCAACGCGTAA
- a CDS encoding lipoyl domain-containing protein — MKPKSGIFELITPDLGDTDKIELVHWNSKLGDSVSPGQEILELVTDKACFPMESPVKGKLTQIIKEKGSIVRKGDVLGILELFESE, encoded by the coding sequence ATGAAACCAAAATCCGGCATTTTTGAACTGATCACACCGGACCTCGGAGATACAGACAAGATCGAACTCGTTCACTGGAATTCGAAGCTTGGAGACTCTGTATCACCCGGTCAAGAAATCTTAGAACTCGTAACCGACAAGGCTTGCTTCCCAATGGAGTCACCGGTGAAAGGTAAACTAACGCAAATTATAAAAGAGAAAGGATCTATCGTTCGTAAGGGAGATGTCTTAGGAATCCTGGAACTTTTTGAATCCGAATGA
- a CDS encoding 4-hydroxybenzoate octaprenyltransferase — MNLSLKSLKQYGSLIKFSHTLFALPFAGIAFVLAFLKTQDKTVLEWALLSILILISMVLARSAAMGFNRIVDADIDSKNQRTIDREIPAGKISTRSAILFVVLSSIGFFTVSWFINSMAFGLSFPTLLILLGYSLAKRFTWLCHWILGFSIGLAPLATWVAIRQEIVLEPLLWTLGLAFNLAGFDILYALQDQEFDKKEGLFSVPAKFGKKNSLWIAAANHILCIVLLFSAGIVSGLGPVFLLFLLITSYYLFQEHKIARGAGENFFPPKFYQIHSYISLILFGGLLADRFFYLVVLSG; from the coding sequence ATGAATCTTAGTCTAAAATCCCTGAAGCAGTATGGAAGTCTCATCAAGTTCTCACACACGCTCTTCGCTCTTCCCTTTGCCGGAATTGCGTTCGTTCTCGCTTTTTTAAAAACGCAGGATAAGACCGTCCTGGAATGGGCTTTGCTTTCGATCCTCATTTTGATCTCTATGGTTTTGGCGAGATCAGCAGCCATGGGGTTTAACCGAATCGTGGATGCGGACATCGACTCCAAAAATCAAAGGACGATAGATCGGGAAATTCCGGCAGGAAAAATTTCCACTCGTTCGGCGATTCTTTTTGTAGTTTTGTCTTCGATCGGATTTTTTACTGTGAGTTGGTTTATCAATTCGATGGCGTTTGGTCTTTCGTTTCCGACGCTTCTCATTCTCTTGGGTTATTCTCTTGCAAAACGTTTTACTTGGCTCTGTCACTGGATTCTTGGATTTTCCATCGGTCTCGCACCGCTTGCTACCTGGGTGGCGATTCGACAAGAAATCGTTTTAGAACCTTTGCTTTGGACCTTGGGACTTGCGTTCAACTTGGCCGGTTTTGATATTCTCTACGCTCTTCAAGATCAAGAATTTGATAAAAAGGAAGGATTGTTTTCGGTTCCGGCAAAGTTCGGAAAGAAGAATTCTCTTTGGATCGCCGCGGCGAATCACATTCTTTGTATTGTTTTATTATTTTCTGCGGGAATCGTTTCCGGTTTAGGTCCGGTGTTTTTGCTCTTTCTTTTGATCACTTCCTATTATCTTTTTCAAGAACACAAAATCGCGAGGGGTGCGGGTGAGAATTTTTTTCCTCCGAAGTTTTATCAGATTCATTCTTACATTTCTCTGATTCTTTTTGGAGGATTGCTCGCGGACCGTTTTTTTTATTTGGTAGTTCTGAGCGGATAA
- a CDS encoding DUF3157 family protein, whose product MKKTILAFLFLISIFSLYSEEATTKSGKKVILNSDFTWKYVTENSEKNKNPKSNPVLVFTKSEEQDTELKSETGEFSLWFNSKKWNRSNQKSNKVSEFEFENKKRTGYAMVIFEGLEIPIESFPELLVINARAIDPNASLLEAVDCKINGKAGKFVKYTALFSGMKFIFYSFVSSSPKGSIQFTTYTLENRFDLEKEEFEKLLSGLVFP is encoded by the coding sequence ATGAAAAAAACGATTCTCGCGTTCCTATTTTTAATCTCGATCTTTTCCTTATATTCAGAAGAAGCCACGACAAAGAGCGGAAAAAAAGTAATCTTAAACTCCGATTTTACTTGGAAATACGTAACCGAGAATTCCGAAAAAAATAAAAATCCAAAAAGTAATCCTGTGCTTGTTTTTACAAAGTCGGAAGAGCAGGATACGGAGCTCAAAAGCGAAACCGGCGAATTTAGTCTTTGGTTCAATTCAAAAAAATGGAACCGCTCCAATCAGAAATCAAATAAGGTTTCGGAATTTGAATTTGAAAATAAAAAGAGAACCGGTTATGCGATGGTAATCTTTGAAGGTTTGGAAATCCCGATCGAATCCTTCCCGGAACTCCTGGTAATCAACGCGCGCGCCATCGATCCGAACGCGAGCCTTCTCGAAGCAGTAGATTGTAAAATCAACGGAAAGGCCGGTAAATTTGTAAAATACACCGCTTTGTTTAGCGGAATGAAATTTATCTTTTATAGTTTTGTCTCAAGTAGCCCTAAAGGTTCGATTCAATTTACCACTTATACTCTTGAGAATCGTTTCGATCTTGAAAAAGAGGAGTTCGAAAAACTACTTTCAGGATTAGTCTTTCCCTAA
- a CDS encoding Mrp/NBP35 family ATP-binding protein has translation MATIEAVKIQRELTKIKHPELKKDIVSLGMVGALDIQEGETSILLKTPSQDRRIQIGLEAQIRQSLTKLEGVGKVKIKFEVDPKLVLDDSNKIPGVKNVIAIGSGKGGVGKSTVTVNLAAMAASLGYKVGVLDADIYGPSIGKMFGINGRVALKAEEDKIYPLEKDGIKLISFSFLIDEKQPVVWRGPMLGKAIEQFLYDIVWDDLDYLFIDLPPGTGDVQLSLAQLIDLNGAVLVTTPQSVALLDANRASAMFAQVKVPILGIVENMSEFICPKCGHASAIFSKGGGQTLADSSDASFLGGIPLTMEIMNAGEDGKPVVLKDKNGPIYQAYKSIFDHLNEEIKKWE, from the coding sequence ATGGCCACCATAGAAGCAGTAAAAATCCAAAGAGAACTTACCAAAATCAAACATCCCGAACTCAAGAAAGACATCGTTTCTCTTGGGATGGTAGGGGCGCTCGATATTCAAGAAGGGGAGACAAGCATTCTTCTCAAAACCCCGAGTCAGGATAGAAGAATTCAGATCGGCCTTGAAGCCCAAATCCGCCAATCGCTCACGAAGTTAGAAGGTGTGGGAAAGGTTAAGATCAAGTTTGAAGTCGATCCGAAACTTGTATTAGATGATTCTAATAAAATACCGGGCGTTAAAAATGTGATCGCGATCGGATCCGGAAAAGGCGGGGTCGGAAAATCGACGGTCACCGTAAACCTGGCGGCGATGGCGGCCTCTCTCGGATACAAAGTTGGAGTTTTGGACGCAGACATCTACGGACCTTCCATCGGGAAGATGTTCGGAATCAACGGTCGTGTCGCCTTAAAAGCCGAAGAAGATAAAATCTATCCTTTGGAAAAGGATGGTATCAAACTCATTTCATTTTCCTTTCTCATCGACGAAAAACAACCCGTCGTCTGGAGAGGGCCGATGCTCGGAAAGGCCATCGAACAGTTCTTATACGATATCGTCTGGGATGATCTCGATTATCTTTTTATCGATCTTCCTCCTGGAACGGGCGACGTTCAACTTTCTCTCGCGCAACTCATCGATCTAAACGGAGCGGTTCTTGTAACAACCCCGCAGTCTGTTGCGTTGCTAGACGCTAACCGCGCTTCGGCGATGTTTGCACAGGTGAAAGTTCCCATCTTAGGAATCGTGGAAAACATGAGCGAGTTTATCTGTCCCAAATGCGGACATGCTTCTGCCATATTTAGCAAAGGAGGAGGCCAGACATTGGCAGATTCTTCCGACGCGAGTTTCTTAGGTGGCATCCCTTTGACAATGGAGATTATGAACGCAGGAGAAGACGGAAAACCTGTTGTTTTAAAAGATAAAAACGGTCCAATCTATCAAGCTTACAAAAGTATATTCGATCATTTAAATGAAGAAATAAAAAAGTGGGAATAA
- a CDS encoding LIC11612 family fibronectin-binding protein, producing MRLLVFKRCVLAVLLLFVFDVSHLFSETGGLKDRPVSVALVCEPSSKTDKIRYYKSTSLFFKRLKAKRSQENGAAFFVGYATFASEVPTEQLARATENGYDLYIFSKEAKENLPTENVAGRIPWISFVVEKKIEPPKTQKKSSLKKASKTSKSKKKKDVVQKTSNGKKNKTSKNSKNSKIESKSEPQKPKEEISKTILFGNASFELSFDSLKFWFSTNTELQGIPFEPDRISFLAGEKTAEEWASLLEGKTENSTWIRLLSQPQDLRFNEGIYYTGCASPSIPNGISVLNFFFRGNRLIRLKQESFSLNSDGSGKSWDLE from the coding sequence ATGCGACTTTTGGTTTTCAAACGTTGCGTTCTCGCCGTTCTCCTTCTTTTTGTTTTCGACGTTTCCCATCTCTTTTCGGAAACAGGCGGACTCAAGGATCGTCCAGTGAGCGTCGCGCTCGTTTGTGAACCGTCTTCCAAAACGGATAAAATTCGTTACTACAAATCGACCTCCTTATTTTTCAAAAGACTCAAGGCCAAAAGATCGCAAGAAAACGGCGCTGCATTCTTTGTGGGTTACGCCACCTTTGCCTCCGAGGTTCCAACGGAGCAACTCGCACGCGCGACCGAAAACGGATACGACCTCTACATCTTTTCAAAAGAAGCAAAGGAGAATTTGCCCACCGAGAATGTCGCTGGAAGAATTCCTTGGATTTCTTTCGTTGTAGAAAAAAAGATAGAACCTCCCAAGACGCAAAAAAAATCTTCTCTAAAGAAAGCCTCCAAAACTTCCAAGTCTAAAAAGAAAAAAGACGTTGTTCAAAAAACTTCGAATGGAAAGAAAAACAAAACGTCTAAGAACTCAAAAAATTCTAAGATAGAATCTAAATCGGAACCTCAAAAACCGAAGGAAGAAATATCAAAGACGATTCTTTTTGGAAACGCATCCTTCGAACTCAGTTTTGATTCTCTGAAATTTTGGTTTTCCACAAACACCGAACTTCAAGGAATTCCTTTCGAACCGGACCGAATTTCGTTTTTAGCGGGGGAAAAGACCGCAGAAGAGTGGGCTTCCCTTTTAGAAGGAAAAACTGAAAATTCTACTTGGATCCGTCTTTTATCGCAACCTCAAGACCTAAGATTCAACGAAGGAATTTATTATACCGGTTGCGCATCTCCTTCGATTCCAAACGGAATTTCAGTTTTGAATTTTTTCTTTCGCGGGAATCGACTCATTCGCCTAAAACAGGAAAGTTTTTCGCTGAACAGCGACGGCTCCGGAAAATCTTGGGATCTGGAATAA
- a CDS encoding metallophosphoesterase family protein yields MKILHLSDLHFPTPIPFFQLKGKMIVGYLNYTLRRKKKYPSYVWNSILKSVETLKPDAIVVSGDITNVSHEKEFQVAGEILSELPQDKIFYIPGNHDRYTKQSVGEHPFFEKYFSKLSGDSISHNADYIRIKKIGNLHFVGWDSSLPLSILDAYGRIQPSIIEKTQKILQEMKIQEYVLVCHHPIWNPEERQETVHHRLRNREEIAKILKKQPPLAFLHGHVHTNWVKFPGDEMPYFVVNSASSTRLSDSRHHCGFHLLEIEKRNIKIQRYIYDSEQSKFTEVPLISYSEKE; encoded by the coding sequence ATGAAAATTCTTCACCTATCAGATCTTCACTTCCCAACTCCGATTCCATTCTTCCAATTGAAAGGAAAAATGATCGTAGGCTATCTGAACTACACACTTCGTAGAAAGAAAAAATATCCTTCTTACGTTTGGAATTCTATATTGAAGAGCGTGGAAACCTTGAAGCCGGACGCGATCGTCGTATCCGGAGATATCACTAACGTTTCTCACGAGAAAGAATTTCAAGTCGCGGGTGAAATATTAAGCGAACTCCCTCAGGATAAAATTTTCTATATTCCGGGAAACCACGATCGTTACACAAAACAGTCCGTAGGTGAACATCCGTTTTTCGAAAAATATTTTTCAAAACTTTCAGGTGATTCAATTTCGCATAACGCTGACTATATTCGTATTAAAAAAATCGGAAACCTTCACTTTGTGGGTTGGGATTCGAGCCTTCCTCTTTCTATCTTGGATGCTTACGGAAGAATTCAACCTTCGATCATAGAAAAGACTCAAAAGATTCTTCAAGAAATGAAAATTCAAGAATACGTCTTGGTCTGTCATCATCCGATTTGGAATCCGGAAGAAAGACAGGAAACGGTTCATCACCGTTTACGCAATCGAGAAGAGATCGCGAAGATTCTCAAAAAACAACCTCCGTTGGCTTTTTTGCACGGACACGTCCATACAAACTGGGTTAAATTTCCCGGCGACGAAATGCCTTATTTTGTCGTAAACTCGGCGTCAAGTACTCGGCTTTCGGATTCGAGACATCATTGTGGATTTCACTTATTGGAAATCGAAAAACGAAATATTAAAATTCAAAGATATATCTACGATTCAGAACAGTCTAAATTTACGGAAGTTCCCTTAATTTCGTATTCAGAAAAGGAATAA
- a CDS encoding UbiX family flavin prenyltransferase, whose product MKLVLGMAGASGSIYAERFIRALSTIEGTTFLISSPAALRVFREEMNCKVSSAKELLEFIFSKYRIQNSPHQFLIRNFLDIGADIASGSNPWKAMVVLPCSMKTIASINAGLTENLIERAADVTLKERRTLVLVPREAPYNRIHLKNMLELHDAGGTILPASPGFYQMPKTLDDLGDFISERIFRLLGIELDLYPRWSPKNQEE is encoded by the coding sequence ATGAAACTTGTTTTAGGAATGGCCGGTGCGAGCGGTTCTATCTACGCGGAACGATTTATTCGCGCCCTTTCTACAATCGAAGGAACTACTTTTCTAATCTCGAGTCCGGCTGCCCTTCGAGTCTTTCGGGAAGAAATGAATTGTAAGGTTTCTTCAGCGAAAGAACTTCTGGAATTTATTTTTTCGAAGTATCGGATTCAAAATTCTCCCCATCAATTTTTGATCCGCAATTTTTTGGATATTGGAGCGGATATCGCTTCGGGGTCCAATCCATGGAAGGCGATGGTGGTTCTTCCTTGTTCCATGAAAACGATCGCTTCGATTAACGCGGGTTTGACGGAAAATCTAATTGAAAGAGCGGCTGACGTAACTCTGAAAGAAAGAAGAACTCTTGTTCTTGTTCCGAGGGAAGCTCCTTACAATCGAATTCATCTAAAGAATATGTTGGAACTCCACGACGCGGGCGGAACGATTCTCCCTGCGTCGCCGGGATTTTATCAGATGCCAAAAACTTTGGATGATCTGGGGGATTTTATCAGCGAAAGAATTTTCCGACTCTTGGGAATAGAATTGGATCTATACCCAAGATGGAGTCCTAAAAATCAGGAAGAATAG
- a CDS encoding FecR domain-containing protein: MTSRNLGFFLCLFFLLFSVSLLSQNATSNPTDDKTLEEYKVKRNDSLTKIAKEVLNDPGKWKEFLKYNQIQNPSLIKEGMVLKVPSHLRKIVEPEAQPLASLELFFGAVEYSKKGKDGNASIWNSVSKNQILRDGESLKTGNKSGASLAFLENETKVKIYEKSSFSVSKKGSPEIFLEKGQLQADVRSSLIKSKKNSSLTKLVINTAMAVVGVRGTKFYVGNEEGQRTDVGCFEGVVNVEGAGKAVDVKAGFGTYVEKGKAPVEPFPIPSKIQIDKEFQTK; the protein is encoded by the coding sequence ATGACCTCTCGAAATCTCGGATTCTTCCTTTGTCTTTTTTTTCTCTTGTTTTCCGTTTCTCTCCTTTCTCAGAACGCAACATCCAATCCGACCGATGATAAAACTCTGGAAGAATATAAGGTCAAAAGGAACGATTCTCTTACAAAGATTGCAAAAGAAGTTCTCAATGATCCCGGAAAATGGAAGGAATTCTTAAAATACAATCAAATTCAAAACCCATCTCTGATTAAGGAAGGAATGGTATTAAAGGTTCCTTCTCATTTGAGAAAAATTGTGGAACCCGAAGCGCAACCCCTGGCTTCTCTGGAATTATTTTTTGGCGCGGTTGAATATTCAAAAAAAGGTAAGGATGGAAACGCTTCGATTTGGAATTCGGTTTCTAAAAATCAAATTCTCAGAGATGGAGAAAGTTTGAAAACTGGAAATAAGTCGGGCGCCTCTCTCGCATTTTTAGAAAATGAAACAAAAGTAAAAATCTATGAGAAATCCAGCTTCTCCGTTTCTAAAAAAGGTTCTCCTGAAATCTTCTTGGAAAAAGGACAACTCCAGGCGGACGTTAGGTCCTCTTTGATCAAAAGTAAAAAGAATTCTTCTCTTACAAAGCTCGTAATCAATACGGCGATGGCGGTTGTTGGAGTGAGAGGAACTAAGTTTTATGTGGGCAACGAGGAAGGTCAGAGAACCGATGTGGGTTGTTTCGAAGGTGTTGTCAATGTGGAAGGAGCCGGAAAGGCTGTGGACGTAAAGGCCGGCTTTGGAACATACGTTGAAAAAGGAAAGGCTCCCGTGGAACCGTTTCCGATTCCGAGCAAGATTCAGATTGATAAGGAATTTCAAACAAAATGA